A stretch of Paraburkholderia phenazinium DNA encodes these proteins:
- a CDS encoding GNAT family N-acetyltransferase has translation MREYAERTWGSWIPEPLDNFRPEIHQIIQCDGDEIGCIAVVDEPEALMLEKLYILPGYQGRGIGTLLLGRLIERANAVGKSIRLRVLRVNRARQLYERNGFEVEHSTNERHFMSYAVAPRGGKPYEANATRLIPRLEGTVDRQALFELYKLSLHEYIDQTFGWDENFQRERFEKSYPDSECTLITIGSATAGYFALRNEIEAVHLSLLLLRPEFRNRGIGREVMQTLMSRVAESDQPLTLSCFLCNEAAMSFYQKLGFSVVTKDEHFVTYRSPALG, from the coding sequence ATGAGGGAGTATGCCGAACGTACCTGGGGTAGTTGGATACCCGAACCGCTTGATAATTTCCGGCCAGAGATTCACCAGATTATTCAATGCGATGGAGACGAGATCGGTTGCATCGCAGTGGTCGATGAACCAGAGGCTTTGATGCTGGAGAAGCTCTATATTCTTCCCGGTTATCAAGGGCGTGGTATCGGCACGTTGCTGCTTGGACGTCTTATTGAGCGTGCTAACGCTGTTGGAAAATCCATCCGGTTGCGAGTTCTTCGCGTCAACCGGGCCAGGCAACTTTACGAAAGAAACGGATTCGAGGTCGAGCACTCAACCAACGAACGGCATTTCATGTCCTATGCAGTAGCGCCGAGGGGAGGGAAGCCTTACGAAGCCAATGCAACCCGGTTGATTCCGAGGCTTGAAGGAACGGTTGATCGACAAGCTCTCTTCGAACTCTACAAACTCTCGCTGCACGAATACATCGATCAGACATTCGGCTGGGATGAGAATTTTCAACGGGAGCGCTTCGAAAAGTCTTACCCCGATTCTGAATGCACTTTGATCACCATAGGATCGGCGACGGCCGGATATTTTGCACTTAGGAATGAAATCGAGGCAGTCCATTTATCGCTGTTGCTTCTGCGGCCGGAATTCCGAAATCGAGGGATCGGTCGGGAGGTGATGCAAACGCTGATGTCGCGCGTGGCCGAGTCGGACCAGCCATTGACCTTGTCATGCTTTCTCTGCAATGAAGCAGCGATGAGCTTCTATCAAAAGCTCGGCTTCTCTGTCGTGACGAAGGACGAGCACTTTGTAACGTATCGCTCTCCGGCCCTTGGTTGA
- a CDS encoding YciI family protein: MKYLGLAYFTPEKFAAMTPDDVKKLVSQCPALDDKMRATGKVLISASLGDLDTWKTLRPRSGKTHVIDGPYTESKEVVGGLFVIEADTHDEALRIASMHPAATLGEEGGWAVELIPLDFYLAR, encoded by the coding sequence ATGAAATACCTCGGCTTGGCTTACTTCACCCCCGAAAAATTCGCCGCGATGACGCCAGACGACGTCAAGAAACTAGTCAGTCAATGCCCCGCATTGGACGACAAGATGCGCGCGACCGGCAAGGTACTGATTTCCGCGTCGCTTGGCGATCTGGACACCTGGAAGACTCTCCGCCCGCGCAGTGGCAAGACGCACGTCATCGATGGGCCCTACACCGAGTCGAAGGAAGTCGTGGGCGGCCTGTTCGTCATCGAGGCGGATACCCACGACGAAGCGTTGCGCATCGCCTCCATGCACCCGGCGGCCACGCTGGGCGAAGAAGGCGGATGGGCCGTCGAGCTTATCCCCCTGGATTTCTACCTGGCCAGATGA
- a CDS encoding phospholipase D-like domain-containing protein — MTTTRSLALILACVFAFSQHAHAQCVDLVASLDDGQLMQSRIALVDRATPTEQIRILAYIFEIDQTGGLLLRHLVEAARRGVPVKLLIDGIGPEPHFPLEDEFIVALHEVAPGIELRIFHPRSDLVEISHRMHDKLFLVGDTAVIGSTSIWDASFRNWLSERDLMVSGDAGQDASSLHAMSQHFALFWNSPEVVRPEPEKFLKVASPYRVSQGYATLDPARIHYWREWLLAPLDAAAPATDLAASDTPPVSDAPNDSAAPLAPGAHFDPAWTPIACERLRYVHDWPDKRSPGTLQDMLQAFDTAQHEIVIINPYLILVPELREALERKRREGVHVVLVSASLASLTQEFPAVARAYADDLPDLVNAGIEVREYSDDENRMMHAKLVLIDGHRYYLGSFNFDSLSAHLNTENGLWIDIPENGLDPLQDSVAYFLRNSSSVSDANGRLLADPDARCRAAGCGGAWQWVTILIRNFL; from the coding sequence ATGACCACAACGAGAAGCCTGGCGCTCATTCTGGCATGCGTGTTTGCCTTTTCCCAGCACGCCCACGCGCAATGTGTCGACCTGGTCGCCAGTCTTGACGACGGTCAGTTGATGCAGTCGCGGATTGCGCTGGTCGACCGTGCCACGCCTACCGAGCAGATTCGCATCCTCGCCTACATCTTCGAAATCGATCAGACCGGCGGCCTGCTGTTGCGTCATCTGGTCGAGGCCGCGCGCAGAGGCGTGCCGGTCAAGCTGCTGATCGACGGCATCGGCCCCGAGCCGCACTTCCCGCTCGAGGACGAGTTCATTGTCGCCCTGCACGAGGTGGCTCCCGGCATCGAACTCCGAATCTTCCATCCACGATCAGATCTCGTCGAGATTTCGCATCGCATGCACGACAAGCTATTCCTGGTTGGCGACACGGCCGTGATCGGCAGTACCTCGATCTGGGATGCGAGCTTCCGCAACTGGCTCAGCGAGCGCGATCTGATGGTGTCGGGCGACGCCGGCCAGGATGCTTCCTCCCTGCACGCCATGTCCCAGCATTTCGCCTTGTTCTGGAATAGCCCGGAAGTGGTTCGCCCCGAGCCGGAAAAATTCCTCAAAGTCGCAAGTCCTTATCGCGTCTCACAGGGTTATGCGACGCTGGACCCGGCGCGCATCCATTATTGGCGCGAATGGCTGCTGGCTCCGCTCGACGCTGCAGCCCCGGCGACGGACCTGGCCGCGAGCGATACACCACCTGTCTCCGATGCGCCGAATGATTCCGCCGCTCCGCTCGCTCCCGGTGCGCATTTCGATCCCGCCTGGACGCCGATCGCCTGCGAACGCCTGCGCTATGTCCACGACTGGCCCGACAAACGCTCGCCAGGGACGTTGCAGGACATGTTACAAGCGTTCGATACGGCGCAGCACGAGATCGTGATCATCAACCCCTACCTGATCCTGGTGCCGGAACTGCGCGAGGCGCTTGAGCGCAAGCGGCGCGAAGGTGTCCATGTGGTCCTGGTAAGCGCCTCGCTGGCGAGCCTGACGCAGGAATTCCCCGCCGTCGCGCGCGCCTACGCCGACGATCTGCCCGACCTGGTGAATGCCGGGATCGAGGTGCGCGAATATTCCGACGACGAGAACCGCATGATGCACGCCAAGCTGGTCCTCATCGACGGCCATCGATATTATCTCGGCAGTTTCAATTTCGATTCGTTGTCGGCCCACCTGAATACCGAAAACGGCCTGTGGATAGATATCCCGGAGAACGGGCTCGATCCCTTGCAAGACAGCGTGGCGTACTTCCTGCGCAACTCAAGTTCGGTGAGCGACGCCAATGGCCGCCTTCTGGCGGATCCCGATGCGCGCTGCCGGGCCGCCGGCTGCGGCGGTGCCTGGCAGTGGGTGACGATACTGATCAGGAACTTCCTCTGA
- a CDS encoding Hsp20/alpha crystallin family protein: MSDFYFSNDLFGELDRLQRQMSALFGNLPSSIRSSRTDAFPPLNIGTTDESINIVAFAPGIDPGTFEVTVDKGTLTIAGERKAPELAAGSETRAYAKERFFGTFRRVIELPQNADPDKVEAGYSNGCLTIQIGKREASKPRAITIQ; encoded by the coding sequence ATGAGTGACTTCTACTTTAGCAACGACCTGTTTGGGGAACTCGATCGTCTGCAACGGCAGATGTCTGCGCTGTTCGGCAACCTTCCATCGAGCATCCGCTCGAGCCGCACGGACGCATTCCCGCCTCTCAATATCGGCACTACCGACGAGTCCATCAACATCGTTGCATTCGCACCAGGCATCGACCCAGGCACGTTCGAAGTGACCGTCGACAAGGGCACTTTGACCATTGCCGGCGAGCGCAAAGCGCCCGAGTTGGCGGCGGGGAGCGAAACCCGCGCCTACGCCAAGGAGCGCTTTTTCGGCACGTTCCGGCGCGTGATCGAGCTGCCGCAGAACGCTGATCCGGACAAGGTCGAAGCTGGCTATTCGAACGGTTGCCTGACCATCCAGATCGGCAAACGCGAGGCCTCGAAGCCGCGCGCCATCACCATCCAGTAA
- a CDS encoding SDR family oxidoreductase, with protein MNSKKVWLITGAGRGMGVDIAKAALAAGHDVVATGRNPEKVRNAIGDHDNLLVAQLDVTSPADAEAAVETTVQRFGRIDVLVNNAGNFYGGFFEELSPVQVRSQLETLLFGPMNVARAVLPVMRRQRSGLLVTISSTAGITAGVFCSAYAAAKFGVEGWMEALAQEIAPFGIRTMLVEPGFFRTDLLSADSTTYAEFSIDDYASRTQETVTAWKGMNGKQGGDPAKLAAALVELTAQEEPPARFAAGADAVEAFESKANTLLAQANAHRELSSSLSHAPE; from the coding sequence ATGAATAGCAAGAAAGTGTGGCTGATTACCGGCGCCGGCCGTGGCATGGGCGTAGATATCGCCAAGGCAGCATTAGCGGCCGGTCACGACGTTGTGGCGACCGGGCGCAATCCTGAAAAGGTCAGGAACGCCATCGGCGATCACGATAATCTTCTGGTCGCCCAGCTGGACGTGACCAGCCCCGCGGATGCCGAGGCCGCCGTCGAAACTACCGTCCAGAGGTTTGGCCGCATTGACGTGCTGGTCAACAACGCCGGCAACTTCTATGGGGGTTTCTTCGAGGAGCTTAGCCCCGTCCAGGTGCGAAGCCAGCTCGAAACGCTTCTGTTCGGTCCGATGAATGTTGCCCGGGCCGTATTGCCGGTGATGCGCAGGCAGCGCTCTGGCCTGTTAGTCACAATCTCATCGACAGCTGGCATTACTGCTGGCGTCTTTTGCAGTGCATATGCCGCTGCAAAGTTTGGCGTCGAAGGTTGGATGGAGGCGCTTGCCCAGGAAATTGCTCCCTTTGGCATTCGCACCATGCTGGTAGAACCGGGTTTTTTCCGAACAGATCTCCTCAGCGCAGACTCAACTACCTACGCTGAATTCTCCATTGATGACTATGCATCCCGCACTCAGGAGACCGTGACTGCGTGGAAAGGCATGAACGGCAAGCAGGGCGGCGATCCGGCCAAACTTGCCGCCGCTCTAGTGGAATTGACGGCACAGGAAGAGCCGCCCGCTCGCTTCGCTGCCGGCGCAGATGCAGTTGAAGCTTTTGAATCCAAGGCGAACACCTTGCTCGCTCAGGCGAATGCCCACCGCGAGTTGTCTTCATCCCTTTCACACGCCCCAGAATAA
- a CDS encoding adenylosuccinate synthase yields MRNVVVVGAQWGDEGKGRIVDWLAEKADIVVRYNGGHNAGHTLVVNGQTYKLALLPSGIVRGKLSLIGNGVALDPEALLAEIDRMAALGIRITPETMQIAETATLVLPVHRAIDAAQERLRAKPIGTTLRGIGPAYEDKVGRRGLRVCDLAEPALLAQKLDALLEHHNAWFRGVGLEPFQRDQMLSDLVAMAPRILPFMGRVWERLDNAHSSGKRTVFEGSQAVMLDVDWGSYPYVTSSTTVAAGAASGTGIAPSRLGQVLGVSKVYATRVGEGPFTSEVDGTLGDLLRQRGAEYGVNTGRPRRCGWLDTVQLRQSTKVAGISLLALTKLDVLDGFDSVYLCVGYELDGKRIGYMPSTNAEQQRLQPVLQRFDGWDGSTRGIRSYGDLPRQAAALIEAIQREVGVPVSMVTTGPERDDAIVLRSPFAQTDDIAI; encoded by the coding sequence ATGCGAAATGTTGTCGTGGTTGGTGCGCAGTGGGGCGATGAGGGAAAAGGCCGGATTGTGGATTGGCTTGCCGAGAAAGCGGACATCGTTGTCCGCTACAACGGTGGCCACAACGCAGGCCACACACTTGTGGTGAATGGCCAGACCTACAAACTGGCGCTGCTTCCCAGCGGTATCGTGCGCGGAAAGCTTAGTCTGATCGGCAACGGCGTCGCCCTTGATCCCGAAGCGCTGCTTGCGGAGATTGACCGCATGGCCGCGCTGGGCATCCGTATAACGCCAGAAACGATGCAGATCGCCGAGACGGCCACGCTTGTTCTACCGGTCCATCGCGCGATCGACGCCGCTCAGGAACGCTTGCGCGCCAAACCGATCGGCACCACGCTACGCGGTATCGGTCCGGCATACGAAGACAAGGTGGGGCGCCGAGGCTTGCGCGTCTGCGACCTGGCTGAACCGGCACTGCTCGCGCAAAAGCTCGATGCACTGCTTGAGCACCATAACGCGTGGTTCCGCGGCGTCGGTCTCGAACCTTTCCAGCGAGACCAGATGTTGAGCGACCTGGTTGCCATGGCACCAAGAATCCTGCCGTTCATGGGACGGGTCTGGGAACGACTCGACAACGCCCATTCATCGGGCAAGCGCACGGTATTCGAAGGCTCGCAGGCCGTGATGCTTGACGTGGATTGGGGTAGCTATCCCTATGTGACGTCGTCGACCACCGTCGCCGCTGGCGCGGCCAGTGGCACCGGCATCGCCCCGTCACGCCTCGGGCAGGTGCTCGGTGTCAGCAAGGTCTATGCAACTCGTGTCGGCGAAGGCCCTTTCACGTCCGAAGTGGACGGAACACTCGGTGACCTGCTTAGGCAACGCGGCGCCGAGTATGGAGTCAACACGGGTCGGCCGCGTCGCTGCGGTTGGCTGGACACGGTACAACTGCGTCAGAGCACCAAGGTCGCCGGCATCAGTCTGCTGGCGCTGACCAAGCTGGATGTGCTCGATGGCTTCGATTCGGTCTACTTGTGCGTAGGCTACGAGCTTGATGGGAAGCGCATCGGTTACATGCCGTCCACCAACGCCGAGCAGCAGCGCCTGCAGCCGGTTCTCCAGCGCTTTGATGGTTGGGACGGTTCCACCCGGGGCATCCGGTCTTATGGCGATCTGCCCCGCCAGGCCGCGGCGCTGATCGAAGCGATTCAGCGGGAAGTCGGCGTTCCGGTGTCAATGGTTACCACTGGTCCTGAACGTGATGATGCAATCGTCTTGCGATCTCCATTCGCGCAAACGGACGATATAGCAATCTGA
- the gcvA gene encoding transcriptional regulator GcvA: MPRRLPPLNALRVFEAAARAESFSAAADELCVTHGAVSRQVGQLEAWLGHDLFERRGRRVVLTAPGRAYLSEISAALDRIALATDEHLRVTRQQIIRVNAPTTFALRWLLPQLSHFQLSNPAVEVRLTTSDEPIERLRDECDVAIRGREQKAAGYVVNEFLSEVRLPVCSPKVLESHPIHHVSDLAHHTLLHTATYPGLWDEWLAACGNPRLATRNSQQLDHFYLTLQAAIDGLGIAMGPTALVALDIEEGRLVFPFDGPALPAWRYCSYVHNARLGDPAINTFLTWLRELGHRFSRNA; this comes from the coding sequence ATGCCACGTCGTCTGCCACCGTTGAACGCACTGCGCGTGTTTGAAGCCGCCGCCAGGGCCGAGAGCTTTTCAGCCGCAGCCGACGAGCTTTGCGTCACGCACGGGGCAGTGAGCCGGCAAGTGGGACAACTGGAGGCCTGGCTTGGACATGACCTGTTTGAACGCCGCGGCCGAAGGGTGGTACTGACCGCGCCGGGACGCGCCTATCTGTCGGAGATATCGGCGGCACTCGACCGCATTGCGCTGGCGACCGACGAACATCTTCGGGTCACGCGACAGCAGATCATCAGGGTCAATGCGCCGACCACGTTCGCGTTGAGATGGCTATTGCCGCAGCTTTCCCACTTCCAGTTGAGCAATCCGGCGGTGGAAGTCCGCCTGACTACCTCGGATGAACCGATCGAAAGACTGCGCGACGAATGCGACGTGGCGATTCGCGGCCGCGAGCAGAAAGCGGCAGGGTACGTAGTCAATGAATTTCTGTCGGAAGTCCGGCTGCCGGTGTGCTCGCCCAAGGTGCTGGAATCTCATCCGATACACCATGTCTCGGACCTGGCGCATCACACCCTGCTGCACACGGCGACCTATCCTGGCCTTTGGGACGAATGGCTCGCGGCGTGCGGCAACCCTCGGCTTGCTACACGCAATTCCCAGCAACTGGATCACTTTTATCTGACCTTGCAGGCCGCTATTGATGGCCTGGGTATCGCGATGGGCCCGACCGCGCTTGTAGCACTCGATATCGAAGAGGGCCGTCTCGTGTTTCCGTTCGACGGACCGGCTCTGCCGGCATGGCGCTACTGCAGCTACGTCCACAATGCCCGCCTTGGGGATCCCGCCATCAATACCTTTCTCACGTGGCTGCGTGAACTGGGGCATCGTTTCTCACGCAATGCATAG
- a CDS encoding DUF4087 domain-containing protein, with product MSEEKTLMTNPFVVLLGLGMALATSVADAQGAVEKRCGWLKNPTPANFSLVDRSGEWTISEQGGYQAPGIDNMPDMTTKGWVVTNAGEHGYGCACLDVQVDEKSRLVTRLVSAQPLPLRRCKLDPKLPPP from the coding sequence ATGAGTGAGGAGAAAACCCTGATGACAAATCCGTTTGTGGTGTTGCTCGGATTAGGAATGGCGTTGGCAACCTCCGTCGCCGACGCGCAAGGTGCCGTTGAGAAGCGCTGTGGCTGGCTCAAAAATCCAACTCCCGCCAACTTTTCGTTAGTGGACCGAAGTGGCGAATGGACAATTTCGGAACAAGGTGGCTATCAGGCCCCTGGGATCGACAACATGCCGGACATGACGACGAAAGGATGGGTCGTGACCAACGCTGGAGAGCACGGGTACGGCTGCGCCTGCCTCGATGTACAGGTCGACGAAAAGTCACGCCTTGTGACACGACTGGTATCCGCTCAGCCGCTACCGCTCAGACGATGCAAACTCGATCCGAAATTGCCACCGCCTTGA
- a CDS encoding AraC family transcriptional regulator gives MSTTTASTHGLARAIARFAQSDGDYTTAIPSLSVHRRKGPTEPLHCIFSLGLGVVAQGHKQALVGKEVVNYGPGQSMLASIDLPVISHVTRASIEEPMLGLMLTLDSRDIVKTAAEMQLPAPPRTPAFTAITIETLDDALIGVLIRLIELLDQPALAPQLAPLFQQEIIVRLLAGPHSPQLQHLAANGSPSQQIARAVRWLKQNFSKGLQVDDLAAHAHMSPSTFRQHFRNITGTSPLQYQKQLRLQEARQLMLNLGIDAGSAAIQVGYESASQFSREYSRLFGAPPQQDVRRLRLS, from the coding sequence ATGAGTACGACTACTGCAAGCACGCATGGCCTCGCGCGAGCCATCGCCCGCTTTGCCCAGTCCGACGGCGACTACACCACAGCCATACCATCCCTTTCCGTTCACCGCCGGAAGGGGCCAACCGAGCCGTTGCACTGCATCTTTAGCCTCGGGCTCGGCGTCGTTGCCCAGGGCCATAAGCAGGCGTTGGTAGGAAAAGAGGTGGTGAACTACGGCCCCGGCCAGTCGATGCTGGCAAGCATCGACCTGCCTGTGATCTCGCACGTCACGCGCGCGAGTATTGAGGAACCGATGCTGGGCCTGATGCTGACACTAGACAGTCGTGACATCGTGAAGACAGCTGCGGAGATGCAGTTGCCGGCTCCGCCTCGAACGCCAGCTTTCACGGCCATCACGATCGAAACTCTTGACGATGCCCTGATCGGCGTCCTGATTCGGCTGATCGAATTGCTGGACCAACCGGCATTGGCTCCGCAATTGGCGCCGCTCTTTCAGCAGGAAATCATCGTGCGGCTTCTCGCTGGCCCCCACAGCCCGCAGTTACAGCACCTTGCGGCCAACGGATCGCCGAGCCAGCAAATCGCCAGGGCCGTGAGATGGCTCAAGCAGAATTTCTCGAAGGGACTCCAGGTGGATGACCTGGCCGCGCACGCGCACATGAGTCCTTCGACCTTCCGTCAGCATTTCCGCAACATCACCGGAACAAGTCCTTTGCAATACCAGAAGCAGTTGCGCCTGCAGGAAGCGCGGCAGCTAATGCTCAACCTTGGCATTGACGCGGGCAGTGCCGCGATCCAGGTCGGCTACGAGAGCGCCTCGCAGTTCAGTCGCGAGTACAGCCGTCTGTTCGGCGCGCCTCCGCAGCAAGACGTGAGGCGCCTGCGGCTGTCGTGA
- a CDS encoding NUDIX hydrolase yields the protein MRTEAGRIPAAYFSFTDIYFRLNPMRERPSARLLITTPKRRVLLFRFVHKTGVLAGKVYWATPGGGVEHGETYADAARRELREETGIREAHVSMPVGRREVPLQLPDGERVLAVEQYFVVSTDTEAISRDGWTAEEREVMADHRWWSREELSTTGETIYPEGLVEMLDEAGVFGG from the coding sequence TTGCGGACCGAAGCGGGTCGCATTCCCGCTGCATATTTTTCTTTCACTGACATTTACTTCCGATTGAATCCCATGCGCGAACGTCCTTCGGCCAGACTACTGATTACCACTCCAAAGCGGCGCGTGCTGCTGTTCCGGTTCGTTCACAAAACTGGTGTGCTAGCAGGCAAGGTCTACTGGGCAACGCCGGGTGGTGGCGTCGAGCATGGCGAGACGTACGCGGACGCTGCAAGGCGAGAGCTCCGTGAAGAAACAGGCATTCGAGAGGCGCACGTATCCATGCCGGTCGGGCGGCGCGAAGTGCCCTTGCAGTTGCCAGATGGCGAGCGCGTGCTTGCGGTCGAACAGTATTTCGTCGTTAGCACAGACACGGAAGCCATTTCACGTGACGGCTGGACCGCGGAAGAGAGGGAGGTGATGGCGGATCACCGATGGTGGAGCCGGGAGGAATTGTCTACCACCGGCGAGACTATCTATCCGGAAGGGCTAGTCGAGATGCTAGACGAGGCAGGAGTTTTCGGCGGCTGA
- a CDS encoding serine hydrolase yields the protein MCATPRAENYAVAAQEIVSAFLHDDLFTGVVLVAKAGEIIFRQGFGFANRQWAIPNTPETRFRIGSITKQFTAAAILRLTERGKLGVHDRLGQHLPDAPESWHNVTIHQLLTHTSGVPSYTDLPDFLTRISLEERTPKAIMELTSGQALEFPPGDRFRYSNTGYILLGSVVEAISGQRYSDFLENEFFQPLGMADSGYDHTWKIVERRADGYTCIGGKWRHARFIAMSLPHAAGGLYSTADDLYRWSQALMRGDVIGPAALQHMLRDHGQGYGYGWFVGSADGRRFVRHGGAINGFLSALDLHPDDDLTVIALANLQASGVLKITERLAHASLGLYQTPHEITLDASKLDEYVGVFRLGQRCFMEISLDKSGMLCANLTGLQRLTLACSESDAFFSRTRDIEIAFSREAEGKASVVTLREHGVSFAGRRIDDVVYRKVDERQPENGKDISADSTELSQYVGRYRHPLMHFEVTLCGEQLSVQATGQQKSNAVFESGRCFVLDDTQAKVTFEYTDRDGVWGLTLHHAGTQLRAFRLFDVIPMTA from the coding sequence ATGTGCGCCACGCCTCGAGCGGAAAACTACGCTGTAGCAGCACAGGAAATCGTATCGGCGTTCCTCCACGACGATCTTTTTACCGGTGTAGTTCTGGTCGCCAAAGCGGGAGAAATAATCTTTCGTCAGGGTTTCGGTTTCGCCAATCGGCAGTGGGCTATCCCGAACACACCAGAAACAAGATTTCGCATCGGCTCAATTACGAAACAGTTCACGGCGGCTGCGATTCTCCGCCTCACGGAGCGCGGCAAGCTGGGCGTTCATGACCGGTTAGGTCAACACCTACCCGACGCGCCAGAAAGTTGGCATAACGTCACGATTCATCAATTACTGACTCATACATCGGGTGTCCCTTCCTACACCGACCTGCCGGACTTTTTAACTCGGATTTCGCTCGAGGAGCGAACCCCGAAGGCGATCATGGAGCTGACCAGCGGCCAGGCACTGGAGTTTCCGCCCGGTGACCGGTTTCGCTACAGCAATACCGGGTACATATTACTTGGCAGCGTGGTGGAAGCCATCAGCGGCCAACGTTACTCCGACTTCCTGGAAAACGAGTTCTTCCAGCCCCTTGGCATGGCCGATAGCGGCTATGACCATACTTGGAAGATTGTCGAGCGGCGAGCGGACGGCTATACCTGCATCGGCGGCAAGTGGAGACATGCGCGGTTCATTGCCATGTCTTTACCCCATGCTGCCGGCGGCCTTTATTCCACTGCGGACGACTTGTATCGCTGGTCGCAGGCCCTCATGAGAGGCGATGTGATCGGACCGGCGGCTCTACAGCACATGTTGCGAGATCATGGACAGGGGTACGGCTATGGCTGGTTTGTTGGGTCCGCCGATGGGCGCCGCTTCGTCAGGCATGGCGGCGCCATAAATGGGTTCCTGAGCGCATTGGACCTGCATCCCGACGACGACCTTACCGTCATCGCTCTCGCCAATCTGCAGGCCTCGGGAGTTTTGAAGATCACCGAACGTCTTGCGCACGCAAGTCTCGGTCTATATCAGACGCCTCACGAAATCACGCTGGATGCGTCGAAACTTGACGAATATGTGGGTGTTTTTCGACTTGGCCAGCGGTGCTTTATGGAAATCTCCCTGGATAAAAGCGGGATGCTCTGTGCAAACCTGACTGGTCTTCAGCGGCTAACACTGGCTTGTTCGGAATCCGATGCATTTTTTTCGCGAACTCGCGACATTGAGATTGCGTTCAGCCGCGAGGCAGAAGGAAAGGCTTCTGTAGTGACTCTTCGCGAGCATGGCGTATCGTTCGCAGGACGAAGGATAGACGACGTGGTCTACCGCAAGGTAGACGAAAGGCAGCCGGAAAATGGCAAGGACATCTCGGCAGATTCAACGGAACTCTCGCAGTATGTTGGACGCTATCGACACCCGCTGATGCATTTTGAAGTGACGCTTTGCGGCGAGCAGTTATCGGTGCAAGCGACTGGGCAGCAGAAGTCGAACGCTGTCTTTGAGAGTGGTCGCTGTTTTGTCCTCGATGACACACAAGCCAAGGTTACTTTCGAGTACACCGACAGAGACGGAGTTTGGGGATTGACTCTACATCACGCTGGAACACAGCTACGCGCTTTCAGGCTGTTCGATGTAATTCCCATGACGGCTTGA